TGGCGGTGGCGGTCGGTACCCGCGTGGTTGGCCTCTACCCGGGCAGGCAGATCATGTCGCCGGTGCGCTGGGGTCCGGTGGGGAAGGGACACAAAGTGTTGCAGCCGCCGATGCCACCGCTCAACGGCGGGGGCGAACGGGTCGACAATATGGATCAGATCCCGGCCCAGACGGTCGCAAGGGCAGTCCGCGAAGCGTTTGCGGCCTCGGTCAGGCAGAAATAGATATGGCCGTAACGGAGAGTTGTACTGTGAATCTCGCCGAGTTTATCATCAAGATAGAGTCGTACAACTCGAATATCGACATCCCCCTGATCCGGCGTTCGTTCGAGTTTTCGGACAAGGCGCACGCCGGGCAGAAACGCCAGTCCGGGGAACCGTATATCGAGCATTGTCTCGAAGTTGCCTTTTTCCTGGCGGAACTCCACATGGACTCGGCTACCATTGCGGCCGGCATGATTCATGACGTCGTGGAGGACACCTCGTACACGATCGAAGATATCCGCGCGGAGTTTGGCGACGAGGTGGCCGATCTGGTGGACGGCGTGACCAAGCTGGGCGCGATCCACTTCAACTCCAAGGAAGAGCAACAGGTCGAGTACTTCCGTAAGATGCTGCTCAGTATGGCCAAGGATGTCCGCGTTATTCTGATCAAGCTGGCCGACCGCGTTCATAACATGCGGACTCTGCATCATCTCCCGGCCGACAAACAGAAACGTATCGCACTGGAAACGCGTGAAGTCTACTGCCCGCTCGCGCATCGCTTCGGTATCAACAAGGCCAAGGTGGAACTCGAAGACCTTTCCCTCAAGTTTCTCGAGCCTGACGTGTATGAGGACCTGGCCGAGCGAATTCAGGAGCGCAGGGACGAGCGCGAGAGTTACATCCAGTCGGTGGTGAAGCCCCTGAAAGACGCACTGGCGAGAGACAATATTATCGCGAGCGTTAACGGCCGGGCCAAACATCTGGATTCCATTCACCGAAAGATTATGGTGCGGCGTGTCCCGTTCGAAGACATTTACGATCTGTTCGCCATTCGTGTCCTGGTTAACAACGAACGCGAGTGTTATCACGCACTCGGGATTGTTCACTCCATGTGGAAACCGGTAACGGGCCGTTTCCACGACTATATCGCCAATCCCAAGCCCAACGGCTACAAGTCGCTTCACACCACCGTGTTCGGGCCTGACAACAAGCGCGTGGAAATACAGATCCGTACCCACCAGATGCATTATGTCGCCGAAAACGGCATTGCCGCGCACTGGCTCTACAAGGAAGGTCGCCAGCAGATGAGCAAGGACGACCGCCAGATGAGCTGGCTCCGCGACATTCTCGAGTGGCAGAAAGACACCACCAACCCGACCGAATTCCTGGAATATCTCAAGATCGACCTTTACTCCGAGGACATCTTCGTCTTCACCCCGAATGGACGTCTGGTACACCTGCCGCGCGGCGCGACGCCGCTCGACTTCGCGTTCCAGATCCACACCGAGGTGGGCATTCATTGCGCGGGAGCTAAGATCAACGGACGCCTGCAGCCGTTGTCGACCAGGCTCAATTCCGGCGACAAGGTCGAGATCATCACGAACCCGAACCGGACGCCGTCACACGACTGGCTGAAGATGGTGGCGTCGTCAACCGCCCGGACGCGCATCAAGCGATGGCTCAAGCAGGCCGGATTCGAGCAATCCGTGGCGCTCGGCCGGGAGATGCTCGATCGAAAGCTGAAAGAACTCCGCCTGCCGTACCCCTCGGATGACGCGCTCCAGGAGTACGCCGAACACCTCGATCGAAAGACCGCCGACAATCTGCTTGCCGGAATCGGCAACGGCTCAATATCACTGCAGTCGGTGATTACG
This DNA window, taken from Candidatus Zixiibacteriota bacterium, encodes the following:
- a CDS encoding bifunctional (p)ppGpp synthetase/guanosine-3',5'-bis(diphosphate) 3'-pyrophosphohydrolase — its product is MNLAEFIIKIESYNSNIDIPLIRRSFEFSDKAHAGQKRQSGEPYIEHCLEVAFFLAELHMDSATIAAGMIHDVVEDTSYTIEDIRAEFGDEVADLVDGVTKLGAIHFNSKEEQQVEYFRKMLLSMAKDVRVILIKLADRVHNMRTLHHLPADKQKRIALETREVYCPLAHRFGINKAKVELEDLSLKFLEPDVYEDLAERIQERRDERESYIQSVVKPLKDALARDNIIASVNGRAKHLDSIHRKIMVRRVPFEDIYDLFAIRVLVNNERECYHALGIVHSMWKPVTGRFHDYIANPKPNGYKSLHTTVFGPDNKRVEIQIRTHQMHYVAENGIAAHWLYKEGRQQMSKDDRQMSWLRDILEWQKDTTNPTEFLEYLKIDLYSEDIFVFTPNGRLVHLPRGATPLDFAFQIHTEVGIHCAGAKINGRLQPLSTRLNSGDKVEIITNPNRTPSHDWLKMVASSTARTRIKRWLKQAGFEQSVALGREMLDRKLKELRLPYPSDDALQEYAEHLDRKTADNLLAGIGNGSISLQSVITQIQPEEKKETPGLVSKVIDRIRRSKGIKVQGLDNMMFRFAGCCQPVPGDSIVGFITRGRGVTIHQAECPSAIELNNQSPERRIEVSWDTSRDQSFVVQLEMVVEDRKNMLRDVSQAIADANTNVRGAEMYAQDTTATGRFVIEVTSLTHLNRVIEKVRKVKGVISVKRAHTRDTAKEEADSEDVD